The window CCGGCTTGAAGCGCAGGACTGCGGCCTGCTGGCCCGCTACATGTGCCCCACCGACCGCCGCGGCGTGTACACCGAGATCACCCCCGCCGGCCTCCAGAAACTCAGCCGCGCCCGCCAGACCCTCCAGCAGACCCTGGCCACCCTGTGGACGCCCACCACACCAGACCCGCACGCCGAAGCGCCGTCCTCCTGAATCTACTGATCACCTGGGTCGCCATGGCCCGCACGACTGGCCGAGCCCAGACCAGAGCGGCACGGTCCGTTGATTTGCCCCAGGACCGCAGCAGGGCGAGGTACAGGCGGCGCTCCGCAGGTTGGTCACGCCGCTGGTCGCCTTGCACCCCAGAGAACATTTCTTACGATGACCTCGCTGTCATGTCTGATCCAGAGGGTCGAGGCGTCAGGCTCAGATTCCTCCGCCTCAGTCCCCGCTGGCCCGCCCTCTTCAGCCCTCCGATGAGCCTGACTCTGCCAGCGGCAGCGTGAACGAGAAGGTGGCCCCCTGACCGACCTCGCTGTGCGCCCACACGCGCCCGCCGTGCCGCATCACGATGCGCTTCACGGTCGCCAGCCCGGCGCCCGCACCGGCGAAGTCCTGCTGGGTGTGCAGCCGCTGGAACAGCCCGAACAGGCGCGCGGCGTAGGCCATGTTGAAGCCGATGCCCTGATCCTGCACCGAGACCGTCACCTGTCCGCCCCGCGGATCGGCGCCGCCTGACGTGTCGGCCCGCACCGTGACGCGGGCGGGCGCGGCGCCCTGACTGAACTTCACGGCATTCGAGATCAGGTGCGTCAGGACCTGCTGCAGCAGGGCGCGGTCACCCAGCACCGTGGGGAGCGGGCCGATATCCCACTGCACCTCCTGGTGCGGGAACTGCAGGTGCGCGTCCTGCTGCGCCCTGCGGACCAGCGGGTCGAGGGCGCAGGCGCTCAGGTGCAGCGGCTGACGCCCGGTCCGGGAGAGGGTCAGCATGGCGTCGATCATGCCCGCCAGGCGTCCGGTGGCGTCCTTCACGACCGTCAGTTTCTGCTGGGCTTTCTGCACCTGCCCCTGCTCCAGGGCGCGCAGGGTCACGTCCACGAATCCCTGCGCGTGCCGCACCGGCGTGCGCAGATCGTGCGAGGCGCTGTACATGAAGGACTCCAGTTCCTCGTTCAGGGCGTCCAGGTCCTGATTGGCGCGTTCCACCTGCGCCGTGCGGGCCGCCAGGGTCGTCATGCTCGTGGCCCGCTCCAGCGCCAGCGCGAGCCCCTGACCGACCGCGCGGATGATCCCACGCTCCCGCTCGGAGAACGACCGCCGGGCCCTCACGCCCGTTGCCAGCAGCTGCTGGGTCTGCCCATCCACCACCAGCGGCACGAACGCCGCCGTGCTGTACATGTCCGCACCGGGCAGGTCGTTTCCGGCGGCGTCCCAGTCATCCGCGAAGACCACCTCCCCCGAGTCCACGGCGCGCGCGAAATCCGGCGCGGTGGCCGACACGCCCGCCTGCAACTGCGTCAGCAGGCCCGGATCGATGTCCTCCGACCAGACCCGCGCCACCCACTGCGGGCCCGACCGCACGTAGAACGCAACGCTGAGGCCCGGCAGGGTCGTGGTCAGCAGCGTCACCGCCTGCTGCGCCAGCCGCAGGCTGTCCCGCTCCGTCCCGACCGCTTCCGTGAACGCGGCGAAGGCGGCCAGACTGGCCCGTTCCTCCTCCAGCTGGCGCAGGTGTGAGGCCCGTTCCATGGCCAGCCACAGCCCCTGGGCCAGGGTCTCCAGGAGCGCCTGATCCACCCGGTTCCACTGGTACGGGGCGAACGTCGTGAAATTGATGACGCCGCGCCGCGCCCCGCTGTGCCCGATGGGCAGTGACGCGATCGCGTGAATATGCGTCGTCATCTCGGCAGCCACGTCACGGCCGCCCGGGTACGCGTTCTGGTACAGGGGCCGCCCCGTGGTCCAGGGAACGTCCAGCGTG of the Deinococcus radiotolerans genome contains:
- a CDS encoding ATP-binding protein, which translates into the protein MQFTEAASQTDDVASLADLALRTLQQVLPGSSGAFYTRTEVDWTPLRWTADFPPDLLAVLRRGLPLDTPLFTNLREADAPIFLNDWCAAHPAGEEQRPFHAVAAYPVHQQGELCAVLGIALQDVPAWTPEREALVRALGRSFALLYDRVSAAEQLHRQRTLAEGREHILSVLARLTADFTTAQDDYALIEQVQAEVLRLLPPGHAAYWEQDGALWRLRAHVNDVGHPDLMTLMRAGMPAGATPTLDVPWTTGRPLYQNAYPGGRDVAAEMTTHIHAIASLPIGHSGARRGVINFTTFAPYQWNRVDQALLETLAQGLWLAMERASHLRQLEEERASLAAFAAFTEAVGTERDSLRLAQQAVTLLTTTLPGLSVAFYVRSGPQWVARVWSEDIDPGLLTQLQAGVSATAPDFARAVDSGEVVFADDWDAAGNDLPGADMYSTAAFVPLVVDGQTQQLLATGVRARRSFSERERGIIRAVGQGLALALERATSMTTLAARTAQVERANQDLDALNEELESFMYSASHDLRTPVRHAQGFVDVTLRALEQGQVQKAQQKLTVVKDATGRLAGMIDAMLTLSRTGRQPLHLSACALDPLVRRAQQDAHLQFPHQEVQWDIGPLPTVLGDRALLQQVLTHLISNAVKFSQGAAPARVTVRADTSGGADPRGGQVTVSVQDQGIGFNMAYAARLFGLFQRLHTQQDFAGAGAGLATVKRIVMRHGGRVWAHSEVGQGATFSFTLPLAESGSSEG